A stretch of DNA from Streptomyces xanthii:
GTCGGGCTGCTCGACGCCTATCTCTCACGGATTGAGGCGTACGACCGGCCCGGTACGGCCACCGCTCTGAACGCGATGGTCGTGATGAACCCGCATGCCCGTGCCGAGGCGGAGGCATCCGATGCCCGCCGCGCCCGGGGCGAGACGCTGGGCCCGCTGGACGGCATCCCATACACCGCCAAGGACAGCTACCTGGCCAAGGGGCTCACGGCCGCGTCCGGCTCTCCGGCGTTCGAGCACCTCGTCGCCCAGCACGATGCCTTTGCCATCGAGCGGCTGCGTGCTGGCGGCGCGGTCCTCATCGGCCTGACCAACATGCCACCGATGGCGAACGGCGGCATGCAGCGCGGTGTGTACGGTCGGGCGGAGAGCCCGTACAGCCCCGACTGGCTCACCAGCGCCTACGGCTCCGGCTCCTCCAACGGCTCCGGTACGGCGACGGCGGCGTCCTTCGGCGCGTTCGGCCTCGGCGAGGAGACCTGGTCCTCGGGCCGCGCCCCCGCCTCGAACAACGCGCTGTGCGCCTACACTCCCAGCCGCGGCGTCATATCGGTCCGCGGCAACTGGCCGCTCGTACCGACGATGGACGTCGTGGTCCCGCACACCCGTACCATGGCCGACCTGCTGGAACTTCTCGACGTCCTCGTCGTCGACGATCCGCACACGCGAGGGGACCTGTGGCGCGCCCAACCGTGGGTGGCGCTGCCCTCGCCGTCGCAGGTGCGCCCCGCCTCCTACCCGGCCCTTGCGCCCGCCGACGCCGCCTCCGACGCACTCGCCGGCAAGCGCGTCGGCGTGCCCCGGATGTACATCAACGCCGACCCCGCCGCCGGAACGAACCCCGACGGAGGCATCGGAGGCCAGACCGGGCAGCGCATCGACACGCGCCCTTCGGTGATCACCCTGTGGGAGGCGGCCCGCCGCGACCTGGAGGCCGCTGGCGCCGAGGTGGTCGAGGTCGACTTCCCCGTGGTGTCCCACTACGAGTCCGACCGCCCCGGAACGCCCTCGCTGCTCACCCGAGGACTGGTCAGCCGCGCGTACCTCACCTTCGAGATCGAGGACCTGTCCGCCTGGGCCTGGGACGACTTCCTCCGCGCCAACGGCGACCCCGCGCTCTCCACCCTGGCCGACGTCGACGGCACCCGCATCTGGCCCAAGCAGGAGGGCGAACTGCCGGACCGGTACGAGGGCTTCGACGACACGATCGGCGACTACCCCCGTTTCGTGCGCGAGCGCCCGTACGCCTCTCTCGCCGACATGCCGCACCTCGAACAGGGGCTGCGGGGGCTGGAGGAGACGCGCCGCGTCGACCTGGAGCTGTGGATGGACGGACTGCGCCTGGACGCGGTGGTCTTCCCTGCGGTGGCCGACGTGGGCCCCTCGGACATGGACGTCAACGTGGCCTCCGCCGACCTCGGCTGGCGCAACGGTGTCTGGGTCGCCAACGGCAACCTGGTCCCTCGCCACCTCGGTATCCCGACCGTGACCGTGCCCATGGGCACCATGACGGACACCGGCATGCCTGTCGGGCTGACATTCGCGGGCCGCGCCTACGACGACAACGCCCTGCTGTCCCTCGCAGCGGCCTTCGAGAAGACCGGCAACCGCCGCATGGAGCCCCCGCGCACGCCGCGCCTGTCGGCGGAGTGACCTGACAAAGGTCGCCGGGTGGATCGCAGCAGCCGGCGAAGTGGATCCAGCCGAGTTCCGAGTTGCCGACGCGGGTGGGGATACGCCGGTCGTCCCATGCCCGCCACCACGATGTCCTGGCGGCCGAACGCAAAGAACGCGCCCGCCTCCAAATCGAAAGGGGCATCCGGTGGGGCGGACGCCCCTTTCGCTGTTGCGGCCTGAAGACCCGACGAACCTCACTCGGTCACAGGACTATCCGGCGTAGGGGTTGCCGCCGAGCCAGGTGGTGCCGTCGATGAGTTCGCGTGCCGCGTCCAAGTGGCCACTATGACAGGCGACTTCGGTGAGCACATGGATCACGATGTGCCGCACGTCAGGCAGTCGCCAGGTTGGCCAGATGTCCACGGGCCACGCCGCGGGCTCCTGATCGAGGCTGGCAGCGGCGAGCACAGCGTCCGCGCGGGCGATGGCCGTCCGATAGCCGGAGAAGACCTCGCCGCTGGTCATCCCCTCGGGTACGTACCAGTGCGCCTCCGCCCCTGCCGCGAGTTGCCCGGCCACATCCGGCTCGCCCGCGATCACTCCGGGGAACCAGAAGCGTTCGACATCCAGGGTGAGGTGGCGCAGCAAGGCCAGGCAGCTCCAACCGCTGGGCAACACCGGCCGCCGCAGATCATCCTCTGAGAGCCCTTCGAGGATCCCGAGGACGTGCGCGCGTTGGCGGTCCAGGGCGCCCTTGAGCGCGTCGAGTTCGGCGTTCACCCGCCGCGCTCGTCCTCCGACGCCTGCCGTACTTGTCATCCGTCTGCCTCCGTCAACCGCAGAACATGCACCCGACTTCGGCCCGGACGCTACACCGGGGGTACGACAACGCTTCGCTGGAGACCTCCACGTGCCGCCGTTTGGACGGCGATCAAGGAATGCCCAGCTGCCCGGCGAACCTTCGCGGTCACAGCACTAGACACCGGAGCCGCTCCAGGCGACAGATGGCCAGGGGGAGCTCTCTCCGTCCGGACTGCACGAGGCTCGGTGCACGAGTGGACCCTCCTACCGCGGCGCAGCCACGTTCCACTGGCAGCGGGCGGGGACTACGACGGACGACGACACCGTCTAGTCGCGTGGTCCGCCAAGTACACGTGCCCGTGACGCGTCGATAGCGCGGACGCGACCTACTGCTGAGGCTGTACTCGTGAGGGGGGCATGTCGCTCTGAATATCAGGCCGACTTGGTGCAGCAGCCCAGCAGGACGTCGGGGCGGTAGTGAATACGCACGGTCACCGAACGCAGCAACTGGCTGACCGTCTTCAATCTCCCGCCGTCCGCATCGAAGTTGAACGCGGTCGAGGGCGTCTGACTGGAGATCAAACGTGGCGCCGTCGCCGACCTCGCCACCGGCGACAGCGGCCACCTCACTCCAGTCCTACGGAGCGGCCTCAACACTGCGCCCCGATGAGGCCCTGGGACGCTCGCCAGGCGGGCTCACAAGCAAGATCCACCTCGCCGGAGAAGGCGGGTGCCGCCCGCTCGGGTTTGGTGGCGCGCAGGGCTCTCGGCCCGGGATCTTCGGGGCGCGGGTGGAGGCGCCAGCCGCGTGTTGATGAGCACGGCAGGCCGTGGAATCGACGCGGACCATGCTCCAGTCGATCCGGCCCTCGGCATCGGCGTGGGTCTGGACGGCCCGCAGGATTCTCTCTCACGTGCCGTCCGCCGACCACCTGCGATGACGGTCGTGAACCGTCTTCCAGCCACCGAAGCAGGGGGGCAGGCCCCGCTAGGGGAGGCCGGTCCTCTGTCGGAACGGAATCCCGTTGATCACCTGACGGTGGCACTGCCAGCGTTCTCCTCGTCGGCGATTCGCCGGCAAGTGCGGCTGCAGACGAGCCCACTCTGCATCCGAAAGATCGCCCTGCCCCCTGCCTCACGGAACCAGTCGCCAGCGGGGGCGTCACGCGACCCATCGGACCCGGCCTAGTTTCCGGCTCCACCGACCTGGCTGTCGCGATCCGGGGGGCCACCTCCGTCGGTGAAGAACTGCCAGAGAGTCAGGAGGGCGAGCAACTGGGCTAGCAGATAGGCGACTTGCAAGGAGAAGTAGCGGATCTGGTAGATCGACAGCAGCAGGCCGAGGCGGCTCTGCCAGTAGCGCCGCTCGCCGCGGAACGTGTTCAGGTCCAGCATGATGCCGGTCACTGTGAGGACCAAAAGCATGCTCACCACGTAGAGCGCGAGATTCGCCTGCCCCTCCCCAGTGATGGCGTTGCCGATCGAGTCCATTCCCATCGGCAGGGCGAAGGCGGCCACCAGTGGAAGGGCGCGCACGGGCCCACGGCGCCCGGGAAGCCGCCGCCACAGCGCACCGAGCAGGAAGCCCGCAGCGGCCCACATGATCTCCCAGTAGCCTGCGCTCAGGGCCGTATCGACCCAGCCGAACTGTGAATACAGCGTCTGGGTCAGGAACTCGCCCTTCAGGTAGTCGGCCCACAGGAGCAGTCCGCTGGCCGGGAGGCCCACGATGGCGGCTGTCCGGGCAGCCCGCACTCCGTTGGCCCACCAGTTGTCGTTCGGGCCGAGAGCGAGAGCCAGGTCAACTACGGAGACGTCGGAGGGCAGACGGTCTGCGGTGCCGTCTGAAGCCCGCCAGCGGTGCATGTTCCGAAGTTCCCGCTCATGGCTGCGCCGGTTGAGCGCCTCGTCGTCCGACTGTCCCTGGTCCAGACGTCGCAGTTTGGCGTGGATCTCCCGGAACCGGCGTGCCCGGTCCAGCAGTTCCGTCCTACGGGACAGCGGCTCCCCCGCACGCAGTGGCTCCCGCGATCTCTGGAGGGGGCGGTCGAGCACAGTCCTTCCCCGGCACAGACGGAGCACGGCAGCCAGGGCGCCCAGGTACAGGAAGAACCACAGTCCGTACAGTGCCCAGCTTCCGGCGAAGACGCCGAGTGCCGGCCCGACGAGGAGTGGGAAGAGCGGCAGCATCCAGAACTCGTCCAGCCGATCGGGCTCATGCGCGGCGAGCGCGGCCTTGTTCGCTCGCTCCCGCAGGACCCCGAGCACCACAAGACCGCTGATCAGCCACCAGATGTATCCGGTCCACCAGTCCTGGCTCTGCACGGAGAACCATGTGAGGTCCCTCCGCAGTGCGTCGAGATGGGCCTTGCCGTACTCCGGGTCCACCTGCGCGCTGAGCCAAGAGGTGCGCTGCCAAGACAGCTCGGACGCGGCCGCCCGGCACAGGCCCAGGCCAGCGACGGCGACCACCAGCAGGGGAGCGGTCCATCGCAGAGACAGTTCCCGCTCCGTTGACACGGCACCCGGGGCCGCCGAACGCGGCGGGACCAGACCGACAAGCTGGGCCATGCGCCACACCGCCGCCACGCTGCCGAGGAGCAGCACAGCCAGCACGCAGCCCACCGCGACGAACAGTGCGATCACCGCGTGGTCCGGAGCGTCCACGGGGAGGAAAGTGTGCTCGGTCAGCCCGAAGAACTCTGGCCACACCGCCACGGCGACGCCCGGCAATGTGAGCACTGCGCCGGCCGCCCA
This window harbors:
- a CDS encoding DinB family protein translates to MNAELDALKGALDRQRAHVLGILEGLSEDDLRRPVLPSGWSCLALLRHLTLDVERFWFPGVIAGEPDVAGQLAAGAEAHWYVPEGMTSGEVFSGYRTAIARADAVLAAASLDQEPAAWPVDIWPTWRLPDVRHIVIHVLTEVACHSGHLDAARELIDGTTWLGGNPYAG
- a CDS encoding DUF6185 family protein, with amino-acid sequence MTLWPGSSSIVEATPRPTADDKNGLVWRPKAGRQMPKVSVVFDPPWARSWAAQQDRLRFVMANNLILPWLLSAAAVLLIAFRRTRRSGPLPVQEKARVRTAAVWAGICILLSLLGTGDNVFYETMRRHVPEGLWADRQAHHALLINLALGWILLAFGVPRRFTIWAAGAVLTLPGVAVAVWPEFFGLTEHTFLPVDAPDHAVIALFVAVGCVLAVLLLGSVAAVWRMAQLVGLVPPRSAAPGAVSTERELSLRWTAPLLVVAVAGLGLCRAAASELSWQRTSWLSAQVDPEYGKAHLDALRRDLTWFSVQSQDWWTGYIWWLISGLVVLGVLRERANKAALAAHEPDRLDEFWMLPLFPLLVGPALGVFAGSWALYGLWFFLYLGALAAVLRLCRGRTVLDRPLQRSREPLRAGEPLSRRTELLDRARRFREIHAKLRRLDQGQSDDEALNRRSHERELRNMHRWRASDGTADRLPSDVSVVDLALALGPNDNWWANGVRAARTAAIVGLPASGLLLWADYLKGEFLTQTLYSQFGWVDTALSAGYWEIMWAAAGFLLGALWRRLPGRRGPVRALPLVAAFALPMGMDSIGNAITGEGQANLALYVVSMLLVLTVTGIMLDLNTFRGERRYWQSRLGLLLSIYQIRYFSLQVAYLLAQLLALLTLWQFFTDGGGPPDRDSQVGGAGN
- a CDS encoding amidase codes for the protein MTRGFDVVETCIADLRTALEKGETTAVGLLDAYLSRIEAYDRPGTATALNAMVVMNPHARAEAEASDARRARGETLGPLDGIPYTAKDSYLAKGLTAASGSPAFEHLVAQHDAFAIERLRAGGAVLIGLTNMPPMANGGMQRGVYGRAESPYSPDWLTSAYGSGSSNGSGTATAASFGAFGLGEETWSSGRAPASNNALCAYTPSRGVISVRGNWPLVPTMDVVVPHTRTMADLLELLDVLVVDDPHTRGDLWRAQPWVALPSPSQVRPASYPALAPADAASDALAGKRVGVPRMYINADPAAGTNPDGGIGGQTGQRIDTRPSVITLWEAARRDLEAAGAEVVEVDFPVVSHYESDRPGTPSLLTRGLVSRAYLTFEIEDLSAWAWDDFLRANGDPALSTLADVDGTRIWPKQEGELPDRYEGFDDTIGDYPRFVRERPYASLADMPHLEQGLRGLEETRRVDLELWMDGLRLDAVVFPAVADVGPSDMDVNVASADLGWRNGVWVANGNLVPRHLGIPTVTVPMGTMTDTGMPVGLTFAGRAYDDNALLSLAAAFEKTGNRRMEPPRTPRLSAE